AAGCGATCTTAGCAGCTGTAGTTGTTTTCCCAACACCCGTTGGACCTATCAGTGTAAAAATCTTTTGTGGAGCGGTAATGCTCTCAACCCCTCTAGTAGTCTTAACAATTTTCATGAGCATTCTTGCTATGAAAATTTTTACATAAGAGAAATTTTGAAGATCATCTTCTGCAATATTTTTCTGAGCTTCCAACATCAATCTTCTAGCAAACTTCTCTTCCATTCCACTGAAGCGAAGCTGTTGGTAAAGTACCATTAAGTTTTCAGGGAGATTGAGATCATCCATTTGCCCTGTTCTGGAAGCTAGAGAATGCAGCATGTAGCGCATTTCTCCCAACTCTTGTTTCAATTGGGCAACAGTTTGTCCCTCATAGCTGGCTGTACGATCCCCAAGATTTTGAATCAGTTCCCTCAGATCCTGAATCTCCTGACGAAGCGGCTGCAGGGCTTTGTAGGGATCGGAAGCAGGATTTGACTGTACTGGCTTTGCAGTCGGTGTTGGCATTTCAGGACTTGCCACTGCAGTAGTGCCCTCTGAACGAGGCATTCCATTTACTGTCGCCCGATATCCACTCGCAGTTGCTTGAGATGAGGACTGCATATTTGGTTTTGCCTGGCTTTTGTCATCTCGGGCAGCAGTCACTTCCAGCATTGTTTTAGCAAATAGACCAAACGCCTTATTACCCTCTTTCACCTGCCGAGTTGATACAATAACAGCTTCTGGACCAAGATCTTTTTTGATCAACTGCAGAGCTTCTTGGATATTATTCACGCGATAGCGTTTGAGATTCATGTGTCAGTCCGACAAAGGGAATTAGTTATTCAATTCTACCACCCCAAGAGCCTCAATACGGACATCAGGGGCAACTTCATTATGTGATAAGACGACCAAATTCGGAATAAATCGTTCAAGAAGCTTTTTAACGTGGGGCCGAATAAGTGGTGAACAAAGTAGAAGTGGTTGGTAGTTATTTATTTCAAACTGCTCAATCAACGCTTCAGTATTATTGATAATCAACTGAGCCATATTCGGATTCAAGCCCAAATAGGAACCGTGACCCGTGTCCTGTATGGAAGACGCAACTTGATTTTCAAGTTCTTGACTCATTGTGATCAGTGGCAGCATTCCATCAGGCGTCTGATACTGCCGTGTCAATTGCCTTGATAGGGCTTGCCGAACATGTTCTGTAAGCAGATCTGGATCTTTGGTCAGGTTAGCAACATCCGCTAGTGTTTCCAAAATTGTATGCAGATCCCTGATGGAAACTTGTTCTCGCAGAAGATTCTGTAAAACTTTTTGTACCACTCCTAAATTCAATTGCCCTGGAACCAATTCCTCAATAACCTTAGGATTACTTTGACCAAAGGTATCTAAAAGTTTCTGAGTCTCCTGACGGCCCAAAAATTCGAAAGCATGGTTTTTGAGAATTTCAGTGATGTGTGTGGCTAATACTGTTGGTAGATCAACTACGGTATAACCAGCAAATTGTGCTCTTTCTTCATCCTCGGAAGTAATCCAAATTGCGGGCAACCCAAAGGCTGGTTCAACAGTATCCACCCCACCGATTTCCTCGTCAACTTCTCCAGTTTTCATAGCCAGGAAGTGCCCAACCATCAATTCAGCACGAGCAACCTCGATTCCTTTGATGGTAATCGAATATTCTCCTGGAGAAAGTTCGAGATTATCTTTGATGTGCATTGGCGGAACGACATAGCCATAATCAGTAGCCATCTGTCTT
This window of the SAR324 cluster bacterium genome carries:
- the flhF gene encoding flagellar biosynthesis protein FlhF translates to MNLKRYRVNNIQEALQLIKKDLGPEAVIVSTRQVKEGNKAFGLFAKTMLEVTAARDDKSQAKPNMQSSSQATASGYRATVNGMPRSEGTTAVASPEMPTPTAKPVQSNPASDPYKALQPLRQEIQDLRELIQNLGDRTASYEGQTVAQLKQELGEMRYMLHSLASRTGQMDDLNLPENLMVLYQQLRFSGMEEKFARRLMLEAQKNIAEDDLQNFSYVKIFIARMLMKIVKTTRGVESITAPQKIFTLIGPTGVGKTTTAAKIASEQLLRYKRRVAMITIDTFRIAAVEQLRTYAKIINVPLSIVSDKADLDRAIASYSDYDVIIIDTGGCSQRDESQMFELRELFDERGRLHNVLVLSSTTKDSDLNEITRRFGVIPIDSVIFTKLDESSSYGSMFNHSIRFKKPISFLTTGQKVPEDIEVATKERLVDLMLNISGN